A window of Sebaldella sp. S0638 genomic DNA:
TGGAATATCTGAAATAATATTCCCAGCAGAAAACAAAACAGGAGGAAACATGGGATTTAATGATAATAAAAGCGTACAGGTCTGCAGAGTAGCACTGAAAATGGCCATTTCCTCAAGAGAAGAGGAAAAGAAGTATATGGAAGACTTCAAAAAGAAAAATATAAAAGTGGCCGCAGTGGACATAGGCGGAAAAATGCCTGATTCCAGATTCAAATTCATAGAAAGTGCATTGGTGGCAGCTAAAAGAAATGGTCTTATTACAGACAGCCATGTTCATGACGGGGCGGTAATAGGTGCCATGAGAGAAGCGATAAGCCAGATTGAAACAAATATAAACGGTTTGAGTGTGGGAGGAAAGATAGGGATAGCAAGAGATGGTGAGCATCTCAGTGTTGCGGTATTTCTGAGTGTGGGAGTACTACAGTTTAATGAAGTAATAAGTTCCATTGCACACAGGTCTGTTCCGATATTTAAAGAGGAAAAGGAACTGACTTAATAATTGACTTAATTCACAATTTTTGATAGTATTTATAAGTAAGAATAAAAAATTATAGTAGGATAGTAGGAGGAAACAAATGAAAAAAATAATGTTTTTGGTGATGATGTTATCACTGATATTAATAGGGTGCGCAGATAAAAAAGAAGAAGCTAAAACAGAAACTGACAATACAAATACTGAGGCAAAAGCAGATGATAAAGTATACAAGATAGGAATAACTCAGATCGTATCGCATCAGGCTCTGGACAAAGCAAGAGAAGGGTTCAAGGATGCACTGAAAGAAGCAGGAATAAAAGCGGAATTTGACGAACAGAACGCTCAGGGAGATGTAACAATAGCAAATACAATAGCAAATAAATTCGTTACTGATAAAGTAGACCTTATATTTGCAATAGCTACACCAACAGCACAGGCAGTGTCAAATGCGACAAGCGATACTCCGATTTTATTTTCGGCAGTAACTGATCCTGAAGCAGCCGGGCTGGTAAAGCCGAATGTTACAGGAAGCAGTGATAAAGTGGATATAGAACAGCAGCTTGCCTTATTAAGAGAAATATCTAAGGATGCAAAGAAAATTGGATTTTTATATAATTCTTCAGAAGAAAACTCATTAGTACAATTGGAAGAGATAAAGAAAATAGCAGGAAAGTATAATTTTGAAATAGTAGAACAAGGGATAAGTTCAGCAAATGAGCTGCCTCAGGCAATAGACAAGATGCTTACACAAGTGGATGCATTATACCTTCCTACAGATAATCTGATTTCATCAAGTTCGGCATTAATTGCAGAAAAAGCAAATGCAGCTAAAAAGATAACATTTGCAGCGGAATCAGGAATGTTGGAAAACGGAATATTCATAACAAAAGGAATTGATTATTACCAGTTAGGGAAAGAAGCAGGAAAACTGGCTGTGGAAATTTTGAAAGACGGGAAAAAACCGTCGGATTTACCATATAAGATAGCGGAAACGACTGAGATAGCGGTAAATAAACAAACACTGGAACAATTAGGTATAAAACTTCCTGATGATGTTATGAGTAAAGCTAAGTTTATTGAGACTAAAGCGAAATAATTTTTTTAAGATGATTTAGGAGGTTCTATGAAAAAGCTGTCATATTTATTATGTATAATGATGTTATTTTCACTGATATCATGTGGAAGTAAGGAAGAAAAGAAAGATACAGAGACAAAAACAGAAACAGCTCAGACAGATGGAGCAAAAAAGTATAAAATAGGTATAACGCAGATAGTATCGCATCCTGCTTTAGATCAGTCAAGAGAAGGATTTAAAGATGCATTGAAAGAAGCTGGAATGGATGTAGAATATGAGGAACAGAATGCACAGGGAGACATTACAATAGCAAATACAATAGCAAATAAATTCGTTACTGATAAAGTAGATCTGATATTTTCAATAGCTACACCGACAACACAGGCAGCAGTAAATGCAACAGGTACTATACCAATAGTATTCACGGCAGTAACTGATCCGGAAGCAGCAGGGCTGACAAAACCTAATGTTACAGGAAGCAGCGACAGGGTAGACAATGTGGCGGAACAGCTTGATGTACTGAAAGAATTAAATCCCAATGCGACAGCAATAGGAATTTTATATAATTCTTCAGAGCAGAATTCAGTGACACAGGTAGAACTTATCAAGAAAATAGCAGCGGAAAAAGGAATAAAAGTAGAAGAACAGGCTGTAACATCAGTAAGTGAGCTGACACAGGCACTGGATAATCTTCTTTCAAAAACAGATGCCCTGTATATCCCTACAGATAATCTGGTAGTGTCAAATATGCCGGCAGTAGTGGAGAGAGCAATTGCAGCAAAGAAAATAGTAATAGCAACAGATGAAGGGTCAGTAACAAACGGTGCCCTTTACACAAAAGGAATAGATTTTTATGAGCTTGGTAAGGAAGCAGGAAAGCTGGCAGTTCAGATTCTAAAAGACGGGAAAACGCCTTCTGACTTAAAAGTAGTTACATTAAAGCCGACAAATCTGGTATTTAATAAAAAAACTATGGAAGCTATAGGATTGACTTTACCTGAAAAGCTGAAAAATGAAGTAAAATTCGTTGATTAATATCACGAATAACAGTAGGATAGGAGAAAAAAAGTAATGGAAGGACTTTTAAATTTTTTTGCAGGGTTAACAACGGTATTTGAACAAGGTCTGATATTGGCTATAATGGTAATGGGTATATATTTAACATATAAAATTCTTGATTTTCCAGATCTTTCGGTAGACGGTTCATTTCCTTTAGGGGCATTTGTACTGGCTGCTGTAGTATTAAAGGATATAAATCCCATACTCGGAATGTTTATTGCGTTTTTAGCAGGAGCTCTGGCAGGGATGGCAACAGGAGCAATGCACGTAAGACTGAATATAAGTAATCTTCTTGCAGGAATACTTACAATGTCAGCTTTATACAGTGTTAACTCCAGAGTAGTAGGAAAAGCGAATGTGTATATTCCAGGGGACAAGACTATATTTAATTTGTTTAGTTATGATAAATTATATATTTTAGTAATAATACTTGTAATATGCCTGATTTTAAAATTTTTATGTGATAAAACTCTGAAAGATAAGAGATCATTTATAATAAGCACTTGTCTATATATAGTTCTCTTTATTATTCTTATGACTTATACTGTGAAAAATCAGAATGTAACTCTGATGATAATTGCTGATATAGTATTTATAATAAAATTATGTCTTGATTATCTGCTGAACACTAAGTTTGGTTTTGCACTAAGAGCCATAGGGGATAATGAAGATCTGGTAGTTGGTCTGGGAGTCAATGAAAAGAACATGAAAATGTTCGGATTAATGATGGCAAACGGATTAGTGGCGTTATCAGGTTCACTTTACGGGCAGTATCTGAAATTTGCCGATCTGCAGATGGGAATAGGAACTATGGTAATAGGTCTTGCTTCTATAATAATAGGGCAGGGTGTACTGAAAAAGGATAAAATAATAAACAATCCTTCTATAGTAGTAATAGGAGCGATTTTGTACCAGTTTATTATTTATATAGCACTTAGATCAAATGACTGGTTTAAGGCATTATATAAAGCACTGCATTTTTCAGACGGCGCTATAAAAATGCTTGAAATAAGAACGACAGACCTGAAATTAATTACAGCATTAATAGTAGTAATAATACTGGCATTTTCCAACAAAAAATTAAAAATAATTTTTAAAACAAAAGGATAGAATAATGGTAGAATTAAGAAATGTATACAAGACATTTGTAAGTGAGCTCGGGACAAAGAAAGAAGTTTTTCAGGATACCAATTTTGTAGCTGATGAAGGCGACTTTGTTTCAATTATAGGAAGTAACGGAGCAGGAAAGTCTACATTACTGAATGTAATAAACGGGAATGTGATACCAGATGCCGGAGAAGTTATTTTGGGAGACAGAAATATAACTAAAGTGAGCAGACATAAAAGAGCAAAATGGATATCACAGGTTTTTCAGAATCCTTCACAGGGAACTTCACCGTCAATGACTGTATTAGAAAATTTGTCAATGGCTAAGAATAAAGGAAAAAGCTTTAATCTTACACTTGGTCTGGACAAGAAAAATATTCCTTATTATAAAGAAATTCTTGCAAGTCTTGATTTAGGACTTGAAGAGCAACTGGATACAAAGGTAGGACTGCTGTCAGGTGGGCAGAGACAGTGTCTGTCATTGATAATGTCAACGCTTAATCATCCTGATGTATTGCTTTTAGATGAGCATACAGCTGCTTTGGATCCTAAGACTTCAAAGATCATTCTGGACAAAACCAAAGAACTTGTAGAAAAAAACAGTATAACAACACTTATGATAACGCATAATCTTCAGGATGCCATAGAGTATGGGAACAGACTGATAATGATACACAGCGGTGATATTATACTTGATATAAGAGGTGAGGAGAAAAAACACCTCACTGTGGAAAAGCTTCTTGAATTTTTTCATGAAAAAGATGCAAAATTAGCAGATAAAGATTTATTTTAATAAATAAAAAATGGAAGACTGTTATTCGGTTTTTCATTTTTTTAGTATAATTCAGCAATAAAATAAAAATTACAAAGGAGGATTAGATGGAAGAAATTTATTTGGAATACCGTGCAGATATAAAAAATTATTTTGAGGCAGCAAAGTATTTTACGAAAAGTAAAATAAAACGAAATATTTTTGACAGAATAATGGAAATAGTTGTTCTACTAATTGGTGTTTTTATGTTTACAATTGGAAATTTTATTTTAGGTATGATTTTTGTGGTATTTAGTCTTCTTTTTATACTGAGAATTTTTGAAAAAGGAGTTACATACCTTTATTTTAAGATATATATTTCTAAAATGGGAGTACAGAAATTGTTTGTTTCCCATGATAAAATGAGATATGAGCGTGAGGATATAAGTTCTGAAATAGAATGGAGTTATTATAAAGGATTTATAGAAACACCGAATACAGTATTGCTGTTATACGGGAAAAGAAATTATTCAGTAATACCAAAAGCAGCTTTTAGTGAGGGAAAACTGAAGAAATTCATATCATTGCTTCAGGAAATATTTCCTGCTTGAAGTAGTTTGAAAAAGTAATAAATATACTTGGAAGTTATTTTTAGATATGGTAAAATCATGAGAAAGAATTACAATGTGCTTTGAGAAGGAGTAAATTATGAAAATATTGGGAGTGATTCCTGCAAGATACGCATCTTCGAGATTTAATGGGAAGCCTCTAGAGCTGATCTGCGGAAAACCGATGATAGAATGGGTATATAAAAGAAGTGTAAAGTCTGAGCTTGATGATGTGGTAGTAGCTACTGATGATAAAAGAATTTTTGACACAGTTGCTGCATTCGGCGGGAAAGCTGTAATGACAAGAGATGATCATGTTAATGGTACAAGCAGAATACAGGAAGTAATAGGGCTTGAGGAGTATAAAGATTTTGAATTCATAATAAATATACAGGGTGATGAACCTATAATCGATCCGGAATCAATAAATATTCTTGTAAATAAATATAAAGCTGAAAAAGCAGAGATAATAACTTTGAAGGAAGAAATAAAGTGTTCTTCGGATAAGGAAAATCCTAATGTAGTGAAGGTTATTACGGATTTTTCCGATAATGCCCTGTATTTCAGCAGAAGTCTTATACCTTATATGAGGAATGAGGATAGTAGTTTTATATATTACAGACATGTAGGGATTTACGGATATACAAGTGCAGTCCTGAACAGTATGGATAATATGAAAGACGGAAAACTGGAGCATATCGAATCATTGGAACAGTTGAGATTTCTGGAAAACGGTTATAAAATAAAAGTATATGAAACAAAAAGTACGGTAAAAGGTGTGGATACTAAAGAAGACCTTCTGGAAGTAGAGGAAATAATCAGAAAAAATAATATTAGTTTATAAATAATAATACCATTATATCATTTGTTATAATTAGATAATATAATGGTATTTTTTTAGTTAACTTTTTGTTATAAATATAAAAAGTTATTGATGATATTGTTTAAAGATACATTTTAAGTATCAGACAATGTAATGAATAAAAGTTGACAAAATGAATAAAAATATAGTATTCTATATAATAGGTACTTATTAATTTTAATTTATGGATGATTAATAAAGTTATGTAAGTATCAGGGAAGGTTTGAAAAATATTGGTAATACCGTTTTATTTTTGTATGTGAAAATATGAGGGTATTATTTTAGATAAATTAGAGCAGGAGGAATTTATGAAAAATAAGAGGCTATTGTTATCATTTCTAGCCTTATATTCGATGACGGCAGCTTATGCAGAGACGAATATTAAGGTTAATACTAAACTGGATAAGATATACAAGAATCTGATTAATGACAAGGGGGTAAGCGAGAAAGACTACGGTTTTCTGGAAGAGGTTCTGAATAAGAGAAATAAAGAATTAAAGGATCTGTATGAACAGTCTGACTATATAGTAAAACCGGAATATTTGGAATGGCAGATATTTTTCAGCGGCTTTTATGACCATGTAGAACGTGGAGATAATACAAAAGCCAATGCAAAATATCATTCAGATCCAAGCTACAGCAAGAACGGTATACAAGGGAAAGTAATGCAGGGAACTCAGGTTTCAAAAGAGGTGGATTTAGGGATCAGGATTCCTATGAAAGCAGTGAACAGGACGCCGCTTGATCTGGCTATCCAGACACCGCCGGTGGTGGAAGTGAATCCAGCCGGTACAGTTACTGTGGAATTGCCTAGCATTAATGTGCCTGTTATTGAAGTGCCGGAATTTGAAAAGGTTGATGTTTCTGTAGCAGCGATGGATGTAAAATCTATTTTTACGTATACGGTGAACGTTGGTGGTTCCCCGAATGCTGATCAACAGGGAATATTAAACTATAATGGGACAGGTTATATGCCAGGAAACGACATTACGAGTTATCATAATGCAATTTTATCGCAGCAGGAATTAGTTGGGGGTATCAATAATGTAGGAAGAGGTACACTAAATGTAAGTTTAGCAAATAATTCCAGTAACATTACTGCTACTGTAAATAATACTATGGCATATGGAAATGCAGATGAAAATATAGATTCTACACTTTCTGGTCCAGGATGGTCAGATATAGATGATAGAAAATATGTCATGAAACTTGTAGGTGGAAGCTCTGGAGGGCATATTCTGGAAATAGATAATATGGATATTACTTATACTGGTAATGATATAGAATTTAAAGAGAGATTTCTATTTTATACTGATGCTCATAATAAAGTCAGTGATAACAAATGGATAATTACAGATAGTACTAATATAACATTATCGGGACAATACTTAATTATGTATGGCGCACAATATCATAGTGGTGATAAAAATGCAATAATGGAAAATAATGGAGTGATAAGAGCAGACAATACTTCATTAAATTCTGGAAATAGAATAATATTTGCCGCAGTGGATCATAGGAATAACAACACAAGTGATAATGATAGCAGATTTTTAGATTTTTACAATAATGGAACGATAATTTTAGAAGGAAAAAGCGATGTTTTAGCTAATTTTGGTGTTCCTAGTAATACTCTAAATCAAACTGGCACAAGCCCTGATGGCGGAACTAGATTTATAAACTCCGATAATGGAGATGTTAGTTTAAAGGGATTAGGATCAATTGGGATAGTTGTAAAAGATGAAAGTCAATATGGAAAAATTACAAATTTTGGAAAAAGTGAAATAACCTTTAAAAAATCACTTGAATTAACTGGCGATGAAACAGTAGGAGTTTATGTAGAAAATTCTACAGTAGGAGCTTTTAACCCCATATATTCATCAATGAATATGAATATAGGAACTACAGGAAATGAAAGCAGCAGCACAGGAAATTCAGCAAGCGGAAAAGCAGCGTATACAGAAAACGCAGCAGGTTTTTACACAGATGCAGCAACATTAACATTGAATCTTGGAGACGGCTCGTCAGCATCGGCGCCAGGAACTCATAACATACTGTTTGGTGATTACGCAAGGTCGAGTTCTTTGGTTAGAGCAGACGGAGGAACTCTTACTATAACAGGAAAAACACTTGTAAATAAAGGTGAAGGAAACATAGGTCTTGCAGCAACCGGAGGTAATATTACTTTAAATTCCGGTGCAAATCTGACAGTTTCGGCTGGAAACGGGAACGCAGGAGCGTATGCACAAAGTGGCGGAACCTTCACTAATAATGGTACGATAACTGTAAGTGGTAATGGAACAAATGGTGTTATTGCTGCGAAAGATAGCTCGAATATAGCAGGAAATATAATAAATAATAGTACAATTACAAAAGAAAATAATGGAGCTGCAGTTGTCTTGGCAGGCGGGAATTTTACAAGTACAGGAAGAGTAGAGACAAAAAACAGCTCGGCAGGAATATATGCTTCCAGTGATGTTTCAAGTAATACAGTCAGCTTAACAGGTGATGGTGTAGTAGCAGGGAATAAAGGGATAGCGTTTTATGCAGGTTATGACAGTACTAACGGTACAACAGGAAGAATACAATTTGGCGGAACACCTGTAGGTACTATCCAAAATGGCGGATTAATGTTTTACAACAATTATTCGTCATCGAATGGAGCAGCCGGATCAAACTTCGGTCAGTTTATTATAAATTCCGGGACATCAGTAAAAGTAGAATCAGGCGGAACAGTATTTAAATTTGATTCTGCTACGTACAATACCGCGGATTTCTCAAATTATTTGAATAATACTTTTAACGGTTCACTAGGAAACCTGACTATAAATATGCCGACATCAGGAAATGGTTACGGTAATCTTTTTGTACTGGGAAGTTCTACAGTTGACCTTACATCTATGATATCTACTGCAAATAATGTACTGGGTACCAGTGGTCTTACAATAAACGGCAATTACAGATTTGCATTATTAACAGACGGAGTCTTCAATATAAATAACGATTCTACAAACGGAACAGCTTCAAATCCGTATGATTTGAATAATACTAATAATCCGATTAACTTAATGAATGCTGTGAACTCTAAGATAAACATCACTTCCGGTACTTATATCACAGGAACTGCAAATGAGCAAAATGTAGTGAAACAAGTTAATAAAGCAGGGCAGGTACAAAGCGATATAGCAATAGTAAATGACGGTAACATAAATATGAGCGGGACTGACTCAGTTTCTCTTTATTCTGTATATGGAGACATAACAAATAACGGGACAATAACAGTTTCAAATAATGCTATAGGAGTGTTGGGGTTAAATAATACAAAAATATTAAACTCAGGAAGCGGGACAGTAAATGTTGGAAATAACAGTATCGGATTAGCTGGAATAACATATGACAAGAACAAGATGCCTATTTCTGATTCAGCAGCTTTAGGCTATGGTTCAGATAAAGTAGACATAACAAATAACGGCTATATAAATGATATTTCCGGACAGAGTAAAGGTGTGGGAATATATGCCGAAAACAATAATTCTACAATAAATAGAAATGATGTACAGGCTCTAAACACAGGAACACTTAATTTCATCAATTCTACAAACAGTGCAGGAGCATATGTAACAGGCGGAACATTCACAAATACTAACGGACAGATAAATGTAGGAAGCAGTAATGCCGGAATTTATGCAAATAACAGTGATGTAAACTTTAATTCAGGAACAGTGGAATTATCAGGCAATAATGCCGTAGGATTCTATTTGGAAAATAATAGTAATTTTACTGGAACATCGGGGACAATTAACATTACCGGGCAAAATGCCATAATATTTAATATAAAAGGAACAGGATCAAACTTTAGCAATAATCTGACAATCAATTCATCAGCAGGATCTTCATATGTTGTAGCAAACATAGATTCAGGATTATATCAGTCTAATGTGGGGAACTATACAATCGGAGATAACGGAGTTATGTTCTCAGGAATAAAATCCGCTGTATTGCTGGATTCAGGGACTACAATTACGGGTACAGGTACTAATAGTGTAGCTCTGTATGGAAATGGTCTTTACTCAGCAGCACTGGCATCACCATATTCTGTAGAGTCTGAGAATCAGGGTACAATCACAATGGGAGATTCTTCTGCAGGAATATATGTAGTTAATGGAGCTAGAGCTTTAAATAAAAATAATATAAGTGTAGGGAACTCATCAGTAGGAATGTACGGATTGAATTCAGGAACTGTAACAAATGAAGGAATTATAGAAATAGGAACTTCAAGTCAGGGTATTTATGCACAAAATACAGGGATTGTAACAAATAAAAATATAATAAGAAGTACAAGCAATAATGCTGTAGGAATTTATGCAGAAGGAAACATGGATATTTTAAATGAATTAGGGGCTGAAATAAATCTTTCAGGTGATAATTCTATAGGAATTTTCTCAAAATATTCAGCTACAAGTACTGCTGTACTGACAAATGCCGGAACTATAAACATTGGTAATTCTACAAATGCTGTGAATCCGGGATTAGGAATATACAGTGAAAATACAGATGAAAAAATAAGTAATACAGGAAAGATATTAGTAGGAACTTCATCAATAGGTATTTATAAGTCCGGTTCTGCAACTGGTCTTGGCTCTGTGGAACAAAATGGAGAAATAACAGTAGGTGATGGAGGAATAGGAATTTACAGTGACGGAGATACTGTTAATATACTAGGGAATTCAAAAATAACTTTACTTGGAGGAAATGAAACAGCAGGAGTATACGGGATAAACGGTGCTAAAATAGTAAATGGATCATCTGATTTGAGTATAGGTTCAGGGAATTACGGATTTATTTTGAACAGCGGGGCTTCATTTGAAAATAATGTAGGAATTACACTGGGAAATAATGAAGTATTGGTATATTCAGACGGCGGAAGTACAATTACGAATAACGGAAATATTAATATGACTGGTTCTGAAAATGTAGTGGTATATGCTGTTAATGGTGAAACTGTTAATAACATTGGTACAATAGATGCTTCAAATCAAATAGGAAATATAGCTGTATATAACAAAGGCGGAGTAATAAATAACAGCGGTACTTTATATTTAGGAAATTCAGATATTCAAAGTAAAACAAACACTTTCCTAAATACTTATGCAGTGGGACTGTACAGTGAAAATTCTTCAATTTCAAATTCTGGTACTATACATGCAGGTACAGGAGCAGTAGCAATTTATTCCAAAACTGATGCGAATAATAGTGCAGTATCTACAAATAAAGGTGATATTTATTTGACTGATGGAGCAGTAGGATTATATGCAGAAGGTAAAAATACACAGATAATCAATGATAAAACAGCTACTATTACTGTGTCAGGAGACGGAAGTATAGGAATGGCTGCTGTAGGCGGAGCATTGATCACAAATAAAGGTACTATTGACATAACAGGAACTAATTCTTACGGTATGTATGGAAATGCCGGTTCAGAAGTAGAAAACTACGGTACTATAAATGTAGGCGGAGAAAATAACACTGCAATACTTTTGGCAAACAGTTCAAGACTTATTAATAATGCCGAGGGGACAATAAATATTTTAGGCGGCGCGATAAACGGACTGGGACTGACTCAGACAGTAAATGAGCAATATGTAGTTCCAAGCATAGTAAACTCAGGAGTTATTAATGTAAATGAAAACTTTAAGGTAAACGGAGTAGAAATAACTATAAAAGTAGATCCTTCTACGATAACAAGTGCAACACTTTCAGAAGATGCCGGAGCAAAATATGTATCAAATGCAGTAAAATTTAATGCACCGTCATTTGAAGTAGATGAGAATAATCCAGTTGTTGTAACAGCAGATTTTACACAAGGAACAAATGCTACAACATATAAATTAAAAGATGTATTTAATCCTACAACTTCCGGCGGAGGACCGAATACCGGAACTGTGCCTGTAGTAAGTAAGTCGCTTACATGGGAAGCAATACCGCAGATAAACAGCAATGGTAATGTAGATATATGGATGAAGAAGATTCCGTATGATAAATTTACCGGCGGTCTTTGGTATGAGGATTTTGGAAAAAATCTTGATAAGAAATATGGTGTAGACGGAATATCATCAAATGCTATAAATATTTTTAATAAAATAGATTACATAAGTAATGAAACTGACTTTAGACATGTAATGGCAAGTCTTGCAGGAAATGTTTATTCTAACCTGAATCAGCGTGAAGATGATATAGCAAGAATATTTGAAAATTCATTGGATTTACTGCAAAACTCTGAGAATAACACTAAAGAAAATGTGAAAATTAACGTTATAGTGGGAAGCGGAAAGAGAACAGAGGATACTGACGGAGTAGTAGGATATGATTATAAAGCAACAGGAATTCAGGCTTTAAGAGAAGTAGAAAGAACTTACAGACATACTTTCGGATACTCATTGGGATATATGCATACAGGATTTGAATTTAATGACGGAAATAACAGTGAAGAATGGGTAGATACAATTCAGCTGGGAGTTCACAATAAGTATAAAGCTAATGACTGGATCGTGAAAAACGATCTTACCGGAAGAGCGAGTATTCACAATGTAGACAGAAATATAGACTGGCCTGTAAACGGAAGATCAGAAATGGACGGTACATTTGAAACTTATTCACTTACTTTTGATAACTCTTTAGGAAAAGAATTCAAAATAGGGAGAAATTCATCTGTAACGCCATATGGAGGACTGCGGGCAATGTATGCTGTAAGACCGACATTCACTGAATCAGGACTGGAAGCTTTGGAAGTGGACGGAAATGACGCATGGAGCGTAAAGCCAAGAGCAGGTGTGGAAGTA
This region includes:
- a CDS encoding autotransporter domain-containing protein, whose translation is MKNKRLLLSFLALYSMTAAYAETNIKVNTKLDKIYKNLINDKGVSEKDYGFLEEVLNKRNKELKDLYEQSDYIVKPEYLEWQIFFSGFYDHVERGDNTKANAKYHSDPSYSKNGIQGKVMQGTQVSKEVDLGIRIPMKAVNRTPLDLAIQTPPVVEVNPAGTVTVELPSINVPVIEVPEFEKVDVSVAAMDVKSIFTYTVNVGGSPNADQQGILNYNGTGYMPGNDITSYHNAILSQQELVGGINNVGRGTLNVSLANNSSNITATVNNTMAYGNADENIDSTLSGPGWSDIDDRKYVMKLVGGSSGGHILEIDNMDITYTGNDIEFKERFLFYTDAHNKVSDNKWIITDSTNITLSGQYLIMYGAQYHSGDKNAIMENNGVIRADNTSLNSGNRIIFAAVDHRNNNTSDNDSRFLDFYNNGTIILEGKSDVLANFGVPSNTLNQTGTSPDGGTRFINSDNGDVSLKGLGSIGIVVKDESQYGKITNFGKSEITFKKSLELTGDETVGVYVENSTVGAFNPIYSSMNMNIGTTGNESSSTGNSASGKAAYTENAAGFYTDAATLTLNLGDGSSASAPGTHNILFGDYARSSSLVRADGGTLTITGKTLVNKGEGNIGLAATGGNITLNSGANLTVSAGNGNAGAYAQSGGTFTNNGTITVSGNGTNGVIAAKDSSNIAGNIINNSTITKENNGAAVVLAGGNFTSTGRVETKNSSAGIYASSDVSSNTVSLTGDGVVAGNKGIAFYAGYDSTNGTTGRIQFGGTPVGTIQNGGLMFYNNYSSSNGAAGSNFGQFIINSGTSVKVESGGTVFKFDSATYNTADFSNYLNNTFNGSLGNLTINMPTSGNGYGNLFVLGSSTVDLTSMISTANNVLGTSGLTINGNYRFALLTDGVFNINNDSTNGTASNPYDLNNTNNPINLMNAVNSKINITSGTYITGTANEQNVVKQVNKAGQVQSDIAIVNDGNINMSGTDSVSLYSVYGDITNNGTITVSNNAIGVLGLNNTKILNSGSGTVNVGNNSIGLAGITYDKNKMPISDSAALGYGSDKVDITNNGYINDISGQSKGVGIYAENNNSTINRNDVQALNTGTLNFINSTNSAGAYVTGGTFTNTNGQINVGSSNAGIYANNSDVNFNSGTVELSGNNAVGFYLENNSNFTGTSGTINITGQNAIIFNIKGTGSNFSNNLTINSSAGSSYVVANIDSGLYQSNVGNYTIGDNGVMFSGIKSAVLLDSGTTITGTGTNSVALYGNGLYSAALASPYSVESENQGTITMGDSSAGIYVVNGARALNKNNISVGNSSVGMYGLNSGTVTNEGIIEIGTSSQGIYAQNTGIVTNKNIIRSTSNNAVGIYAEGNMDILNELGAEINLSGDNSIGIFSKYSATSTAVLTNAGTINIGNSTNAVNPGLGIYSENTDEKISNTGKILVGTSSIGIYKSGSATGLGSVEQNGEITVGDGGIGIYSDGDTVNILGNSKITLLGGNETAGVYGINGAKIVNGSSDLSIGSGNYGFILNSGASFENNVGITLGNNEVLVYSDGGSTITNNGNINMTGSENVVVYAVNGETVNNIGTIDASNQIGNIAVYNKGGVINNSGTLYLGNSDIQSKTNTFLNTYAVGLYSENSSISNSGTIHAGTGAVAIYSKTDANNSAVSTNKGDIYLTDGAVGLYAEGKNTQIINDKTATITVSGDGSIGMAAVGGALITNKGTIDITGTNSYGMYGNAGSEVENYGTINVGGENNTAILLANSSRLINNAEGTINILGGAINGLGLTQTVNEQYVVPSIVNSGVINVNENFKVNGVEITIKVDPSTITSATLSEDAGAKYVSNAVKFNAPSFEVDENNPVVVTADFTQGTNATTYKLKDVFNPTTSGGGPNTGTVPVVSKSLTWEAIPQINSNGNVDIWMKKIPYDKFTGGLWYEDFGKNLDKKYGVDGISSNAINIFNKIDYISNETDFRHVMASLAGNVYSNLNQREDDIARIFENSLDLLQNSENNTKENVKINVIVGSGKRTEDTDGVVGYDYKATGIQALREVERTYRHTFGYSLGYMHTGFEFNDGNNSEEWVDTIQLGVHNKYKANDWIVKNDLTGRASIHNVDRNIDWPVNGRSEMDGTFETYSLTFDNSLGKEFKIGRNSSVTPYGGLRAMYAVRPTFTESGLEALEVDGNDAWSVKPRAGVEVKGEMPLGARGWKAKATLDLAYEYELANLNEREKARLIAVEDGYHNLSKPEEEKGAFRSKASVGVEVEEKYGIFVTGEYVTGEHSQEDYRVGVSLKAVF